A single region of the Gossypium arboreum isolate Shixiya-1 chromosome 12, ASM2569848v2, whole genome shotgun sequence genome encodes:
- the LOC108484553 gene encoding uncharacterized protein LOC108484553 isoform X2 — protein sequence MQPNQLKKHLQVYRIQLIQDKTSRFDCSSNRIKELPSSLGNCSDLSGLKVSNNLITSLPEDLTNFSKLTKLDVEGSKLTA from the exons ATGCAGCCAAATCAGTTGAAGAAG CACCTTCAGGTTTATCGTATCCAGTTAATCCAAGACAAGACTTCCAGGTTTGATTGTTCAAGCAATCGTATTAAGGAACTTCCATCCTCACTTGGAAACTGCTCAGATTTATCAGGtctaaag GTATCGAATAATTTGATAACAAGCTTGCCTGAAGATCTTACAAACTTTTCGAAATTGACAAAACTAGATGTGGAG GGGAGCAAGTTAACAGCTTAA
- the LOC108484553 gene encoding LRR repeats and ubiquitin-like domain-containing protein At2g30105 isoform X1: protein MQPNQLKKHLQVYRIQLIQDKTSRFDCSSNRIKELPSSLGNCSDLSGLKVSNNLITSLPEDLTNFSKLTKLDVEVFKDNYFVQCDCFGESCWKLLL from the exons ATGCAGCCAAATCAGTTGAAGAAG CACCTTCAGGTTTATCGTATCCAGTTAATCCAAGACAAGACTTCCAGGTTTGATTGTTCAAGCAATCGTATTAAGGAACTTCCATCCTCACTTGGAAACTGCTCAGATTTATCAGGtctaaag GTATCGAATAATTTGATAACAAGCTTGCCTGAAGATCTTACAAACTTTTCGAAATTGACAAAACTAGATGTGGAGGTATTTAAAGACAATTATTTTGTACAATGTGACTGCTTTGGAGAGTCTTGTTGGAAGTTGCTgttgtaa